The Nitrospira sp. genomic sequence GGCTCGGAGCCGCGCTGCGATCTCGGACGCCTCCCTGGCCGCCTGCTCTGCCTCGGCCCGCAACTCGGCCGCCCGGGCGGTGTCCTCGCTCAACCGGCGCTGCTTCTCCTGAAGCTCACCCATCACCTGCTCGAGCGACCGGTCCTGCTTGCTCAACAGACCAGCAGCTTGATCCAGAATCGCCTCCTCCATGCCGAGCCGTCCGGCGATTTCGATGGCCGACGAACCGCCCGGCATGCCCATGATCAATCGGTAGGTCGGCGAGAGCGTGGCGACATCAAACTCGACGCTGGCATTGGCGCAGCCCGGCACGGTCTGGGCCATGATCTTGAGCTGATTGTAGTGGGTCGTGGCCACCACCTTCATACCGCGGTCGGCCAGCTTCAACAACAACGCCTCCGCCAGCGCTGCGCCCTCGGCCGGATCGGTCGAGGTCACCGGCTCGTCCAGCAGCACTAAGGCGCGGGAGCGCGCACCGGACGCCAGGCGGAGCAACTGGATCATCTGGGTCATGTGGGCAGAAAAACTAGACAAATCCTTGGCCAGGTCCTGCGCATCGCCGATATCGGCGTAGAGGTCCGGGAACACTGCCATCTCCGATTCTTCGCCGCACGGCAGTGGCAACCCCGCCCGGACCATCAGCGAAAAGAGTCCGATGATTTTCAGGGTGACTGTCTTGCCGCCTGTATTGGGACCGGAGATCACCAGCACGCGCACCGTCTCGTCAAACAGAATGTCGTTGGCGACGACGCGTTCACGCCCCAGCACGAGCAGCGGATGACGGGCCTGCTTGAGGATAACCCGCCCCCGATCATTTAACGTAACGACCCGTCCACCGGTCAGACAGCCGAACGAAGCCCTGGCGGCGATGCCGTCGAGCCGCGCAAGCGCGGCCAGCCCCTCCAGGATGATCGCCGCCAGGCCGGCCACCATGGCTGACAATTCCCGGAGAATCCGCCGGACCTCCCGCTGCACGTCCAGATCGGCAACCTTGATCCCGTTGTTCAACTCGACGAGTTCGCGCGGCTCAATAAATACCGTGGCGCCGCTGGCCGACACGTCATGCACGATGCCGGGAATTTTCCCTTGCATCGCGTCCTTCACCGGCACGACGTAACGGCCCTCGCGTTGGGCAAAATATTTCTCCTGCAGGACTTCGGCATAGCGCCTGGATGCCAGGATGGCGTCGAGGCGGTGGCGCATCTGCTGCTTGAGGCCCGCTGCCAGCTGGGACAGGCGACGCAATTCTGGCGTGGCAGACTCGCGGACATTTCCCTCTGCGTCCACCGCCCGGTCGATAGCGGCCTTCAGGCGCTGGAGATCGAAGAAGGACTTGAGCGGCCCGGCCACGGACGACAGGGCCGGACAGTCCTCGCGATGCGCACCCAGATAACGAATCACGTCCATGCCGAGACCGAGGCTGGTGGAAAGATCGCGCAGTGCGTGCGTCTCCATTGGGGCACCCTTCACGGCACGATCGATCGGCTCGCGGACGTCCGGAAACGGAAGGGACGGAAACGGATCGCCTCCCTCCCGCAAGATCATCATCTCGGCAGTTTCACGCAACCGGTCTCGAGCAGATTCCAGATCATCTTCCAGTAGCACCGTCCGGCACCACTCGACGCCCATCGGAGAGCGGGCCTGTCCGGCCAGCACGTCGAGGATGCGGTTCCACTCAAGGACCGCCATAGCCTGAAGGAGAAAAGCGTGACTGCTCATGTGCGCGCCATCTTACCCTAGGGGGGCGCGACCTACAAAGGGCGCTTGCCGACGGAGACAGCACGTGCTATGTAAACCGTTTATAGGATGGGAACATGAAACAGAAGATCGTCGGCTTTCATCAGGATGCGCACGGGGATTGGGTAGCCGATCTGGCCTGCGGCCATGGGCAGCACGTTCGGCACCAGCCGCCGATGAGCGTTCGGCCGTGGGTGCTGACCGAGGAAGGCCGGAGGGCGAGGCTCACCAGCGAACTCTCCTGCCTGCGCTGCGAAGAGCCTCCATCAGGCTAAACTCCAATGGCCACGACCTCGCCCTACTATGCCCCTGATACAGAAAAAGCCCTGCGTGTAACGCCGGACCGTGTGCCACTGGACCGGCTGAAGGCGTCACGCTAAGGAAAAGAAAACGGGGCTGCCGTTGCAAAACGGCAGCCCCGTTCGTTTGTCGGTTTCGCTCTGGGATTACCAGCGGCC encodes the following:
- a CDS encoding endonuclease MutS2, whose amino-acid sequence is MSSHAFLLQAMAVLEWNRILDVLAGQARSPMGVEWCRTVLLEDDLESARDRLRETAEMMILREGGDPFPSLPFPDVREPIDRAVKGAPMETHALRDLSTSLGLGMDVIRYLGAHREDCPALSSVAGPLKSFFDLQRLKAAIDRAVDAEGNVRESATPELRRLSQLAAGLKQQMRHRLDAILASRRYAEVLQEKYFAQREGRYVVPVKDAMQGKIPGIVHDVSASGATVFIEPRELVELNNGIKVADLDVQREVRRILRELSAMVAGLAAIILEGLAALARLDGIAARASFGCLTGGRVVTLNDRGRVILKQARHPLLVLGRERVVANDILFDETVRVLVISGPNTGGKTVTLKIIGLFSLMVRAGLPLPCGEESEMAVFPDLYADIGDAQDLAKDLSSFSAHMTQMIQLLRLASGARSRALVLLDEPVTSTDPAEGAALAEALLLKLADRGMKVVATTHYNQLKIMAQTVPGCANASVEFDVATLSPTYRLIMGMPGGSSAIEIAGRLGMEEAILDQAAGLLSKQDRSLEQVMGELQEKQRRLSEDTARAAELRAEAEQAAREASEIAARLRASEREDRKGARQKLTDELLRTRAQVQGVVEEIKRERTLVKAREAKQKLDDISAQARSRLAESGGTVPVGQLTAGDRVELSRLGKTGTLLEAPQGKKRVKVCVGDREMSVDISGLVGLAGPHEPARAAPAVTSRPRDQPSLAESETATVLDLRGRMADEALEMTVAALDRATLTGAALLRIIHGHGTGKLKAVIREYVKSSPYVATFRPGERAEGGDGVTVVELK
- a CDS encoding DUF3565 domain-containing protein: MKQKIVGFHQDAHGDWVADLACGHGQHVRHQPPMSVRPWVLTEEGRRARLTSELSCLRCEEPPSG